A window of Verrucomicrobiia bacterium contains these coding sequences:
- a CDS encoding ThuA domain-containing protein has protein sequence MHCIATFLVTLLVSVSAVTAVLGVELAPLRVLLVTGGCCHNYTFQAQALSNAIARTTAVRWTVVNDGGNGTRAEIDLYKNANWAEGFDAVIHNECFADTADTNYIRRITSAHKDGVAAVVIHCAMHTYRAATIDDWREFLGVTSRRHDHQSRYPVKWSEPGHPILKDVPQQWTTPMDELYVIEKVWPNTKVLATSASERNGREHAVFWTNQYGKARVFGTTYGHTDDTFKDPVFLGVVTRGLLWAAGRLD, from the coding sequence ATGCATTGCATAGCCACATTCCTCGTGACACTCCTGGTGAGCGTGTCTGCCGTGACCGCGGTCTTGGGAGTTGAGCTCGCGCCGCTGCGTGTTCTACTCGTCACGGGCGGGTGTTGCCACAATTACACGTTCCAGGCACAGGCCCTTAGCAATGCCATTGCCCGAACCACCGCCGTTCGTTGGACTGTTGTCAACGATGGTGGGAACGGAACGCGTGCGGAGATTGACCTCTACAAAAACGCAAACTGGGCCGAAGGATTTGACGCTGTCATTCACAACGAATGCTTCGCTGACACCGCCGATACAAACTACATCCGCAGAATCACCAGCGCGCACAAGGATGGCGTTGCCGCAGTCGTGATTCATTGCGCCATGCACACCTATCGCGCGGCAACAATCGATGACTGGCGCGAGTTCCTCGGGGTCACCAGCCGCAGGCACGATCACCAAAGCCGCTACCCCGTGAAGTGGAGCGAGCCCGGGCATCCCATTCTCAAGGATGTTCCCCAGCAATGGACAACCCCGATGGACGAGCTGTACGTGATCGAAAAAGTGTGGCCGAACACGAAGGTGCTTGCGACCTCAGCAAGTGAACGCAATGGAAGGGAACACGCCGTTTTCTGGACAAACCAATACGGCAAGGCGCGTGTGTTTGGAACCACCTACGGACACACTGACGACACGTTCAAGGACCCCGTGTTTCTTGGCGTCGTGACACGCGGCCTGCTCTGGGCTGCCGGCCGGCTGGATTGA
- the argJ gene encoding bifunctional glutamate N-acetyltransferase/amino-acid acetyltransferase ArgJ, which translates to MKNSFKAVEGSIVAPNGFKAAGVFCDIKRLGTGKGSQKGKKRDLALIVSDVPATVAGMFTTNQVCAAPVKVCVERVKRGVAQAIVVNSGNANACTGKQGMADAKEMVHFAETALALAPGAVLVGSTGRIGVTMPMDNIRRGITAASGQIAHTVERAVQAAEAIMTSDTRPKQIAIEFKLGRKTVRIGGICKGAGMIQPGMSATGRRPAALPNGGLHATMLCFITTDAAIDAAPLQIALREAVAKSFNRITVDGDMSTNDTVLVLANGLAGNAKTEVRSPNSKGFAVFQAALSHVCLELAKMIVRDGEGVHRVVTVRVDGARNAKEADAAARAVANSALVKTSWHGGDPNWGRIIDAIGYSAATVVEEKVDIGYSAPGSRKIVWSLKRGQPTKATFKDLCALVAPREFELHIRLNLGSAGAVMYAADLTEEYVDFNKGDVTDPTTLGG; encoded by the coding sequence ATGAAGAATTCATTCAAAGCAGTTGAAGGTTCCATCGTTGCCCCCAACGGATTCAAGGCTGCAGGCGTGTTTTGCGACATCAAACGCCTGGGCACCGGCAAAGGATCGCAGAAGGGAAAGAAGCGTGATCTGGCGCTCATCGTTTCGGATGTGCCCGCAACCGTGGCCGGCATGTTCACCACGAATCAGGTTTGCGCCGCACCCGTGAAAGTATGCGTAGAGCGCGTGAAGCGCGGGGTGGCGCAAGCGATTGTAGTGAACTCCGGGAATGCCAACGCGTGCACGGGAAAACAGGGAATGGCAGATGCGAAGGAAATGGTGCATTTCGCGGAGACTGCCCTGGCGCTTGCGCCCGGCGCCGTGCTGGTGGGCTCGACCGGCCGGATCGGCGTCACCATGCCGATGGATAACATCCGACGCGGAATCACCGCTGCATCGGGTCAAATCGCCCATACCGTTGAACGTGCTGTGCAAGCTGCGGAAGCGATCATGACGAGCGATACCAGGCCGAAGCAGATCGCGATCGAATTCAAGCTTGGGCGCAAGACGGTTCGCATCGGCGGGATCTGCAAAGGCGCGGGAATGATTCAGCCTGGCATGAGTGCGACGGGCCGGCGTCCGGCCGCGCTGCCGAATGGCGGGCTCCATGCCACGATGCTGTGTTTTATTACAACCGATGCAGCGATCGATGCAGCCCCGCTGCAAATCGCTCTCCGCGAAGCAGTCGCCAAGAGTTTCAACCGCATCACAGTGGATGGCGACATGAGCACGAATGACACGGTGCTCGTGCTGGCCAATGGTCTTGCAGGGAATGCAAAAACCGAGGTGCGATCCCCCAATTCAAAAGGGTTCGCCGTTTTCCAGGCTGCCTTGAGCCACGTCTGTTTGGAATTGGCGAAGATGATCGTACGAGACGGGGAGGGCGTGCACCGCGTTGTGACCGTCCGGGTGGACGGCGCACGCAACGCGAAGGAAGCCGATGCTGCGGCGCGCGCGGTCGCGAACAGCGCCTTGGTGAAAACCAGCTGGCACGGTGGCGATCCCAATTGGGGCAGGATCATTGACGCAATCGGCTACAGCGCGGCCACTGTTGTCGAGGAGAAGGTGGATATCGGTTATAGCGCACCCGGAAGCCGCAAGATCGTTTGGAGCCTGAAGCGAGGGCAACCGACGAAAGCAACATTCAAGGACCTGTGCGCGCTTGTGGCTCCGCGGGAGTTTGAGCTGCACATCAGGCTTAACCTGGGCTCGGCCGGCGCAGTGATGTACGCGGCGGACCTGACGGAGGAGTACGTCGATTTCAACAAGGGCGACGTCACGGATCCGACAACGCTCGGCGGATGA
- a CDS encoding methyltransferase domain-containing protein, with amino-acid sequence MSSELKPSEVVWNPGDYAQHSSSQQSWGRKLISRLHLAGDEAVLDIGCGDGKVTAELAAVVPRGAVVGIDASAEMIAFSERAFPRAQFPNLSFRVMDARMIELGEQFDVVFSNAALHWVDDHALVFKGIAGCLKPGGRVMISCGGKGNANAVFHALRGVMRLPQFRQYFRRMSPPYFFFSADQYREWLPQLGFSIREVTLADTAMLFESSERFAGWLRTTWLPYTQRVPELQRDAFVADVIERYVREHPADAHGRIQVAMVRLELDAIKV; translated from the coding sequence ATGTCCAGCGAATTGAAGCCATCCGAAGTCGTCTGGAATCCAGGCGATTACGCTCAGCATTCGTCTTCGCAGCAATCGTGGGGGCGCAAGCTGATCTCCAGGCTGCACCTTGCCGGTGATGAGGCCGTGCTCGATATCGGATGCGGGGACGGCAAGGTGACTGCGGAACTGGCCGCCGTCGTTCCCCGCGGAGCTGTTGTGGGAATCGATGCCTCTGCGGAAATGATTGCGTTTTCGGAACGCGCGTTTCCGCGTGCCCAATTTCCGAACCTTTCGTTCCGGGTCATGGATGCGCGGATGATTGAACTGGGAGAGCAATTCGACGTGGTGTTCTCCAACGCGGCGCTGCATTGGGTTGACGACCATGCGCTGGTGTTCAAGGGAATTGCCGGGTGCCTGAAACCCGGAGGGCGCGTGATGATTTCCTGCGGCGGCAAGGGCAATGCGAACGCTGTGTTCCACGCGCTTCGCGGCGTCATGCGCCTCCCGCAATTCAGGCAATACTTCCGCCGCATGTCGCCGCCCTACTTCTTTTTCAGCGCCGATCAATATCGCGAGTGGCTGCCACAGCTGGGCTTCAGCATACGCGAGGTCACGCTGGCAGACACCGCGATGCTGTTCGAATCCTCCGAGAGATTTGCGGGTTGGTTGCGAACCACGTGGCTTCCCTACACGCAGCGGGTTCCTGAGCTGCAACGCGACGCGTTCGTCGCCGACGTGATCGAACGCTATGTGCGTGAGCATCCTGCGGACGCTCACGGCCGGATACAGGTTGCGATGGTGCGGCTGGAGCTGGACGCGATCAAAGTTTGA
- the argC gene encoding N-acetyl-gamma-glutamyl-phosphate reductase, with the protein MNKKVAIVGASGYSGEELVRLLLSHPHAELAAVTSRQYAGQTLAQIFPRFAHHQKAKALRFSEPNAELLARQAEIVFLALPHGVAAEYAVPLLQGGCTVIDLSADFRLRSAAVYKDFYVHDHPAPELLDKAVYGLPEFYREQIRKASLIASPGCYPTSVLLPLIPLLQSGLIKPTGIIADSLSGVSGAGRKAELDYLFCECNESVRPYGIPKHRHLSEIEQELSLAAGTEVTIQFTPHLIPVNRGILTTLYAAPTEHFSGAADASKLAEQIADCYAKAYSSEPFVRVLDGKAFPDTKNVVGTNVCELAWRLDPRTGRLVIMSAEDNLVKGASGQAVQSMNIVCGYPETAGLI; encoded by the coding sequence ATGAACAAGAAAGTTGCCATCGTTGGAGCCTCGGGATATTCGGGGGAGGAGCTGGTGCGGTTGCTTCTCAGCCATCCGCACGCTGAACTCGCCGCGGTTACGTCGCGTCAGTACGCGGGACAAACCCTTGCCCAGATCTTTCCGCGATTTGCCCATCATCAAAAGGCGAAGGCACTGCGCTTCAGCGAGCCGAACGCCGAGTTGCTGGCGCGCCAGGCGGAGATCGTTTTTCTTGCGCTGCCCCACGGTGTTGCGGCCGAGTACGCGGTGCCGCTGCTTCAGGGCGGTTGCACGGTCATTGACTTGAGCGCGGATTTTCGTTTGAGGAGTGCCGCGGTTTACAAGGATTTCTATGTTCACGATCATCCCGCTCCCGAGCTGCTGGACAAGGCCGTGTACGGATTGCCGGAGTTTTATCGCGAGCAAATCCGGAAAGCGTCGCTGATCGCATCGCCGGGATGTTATCCCACCAGCGTTTTGCTTCCCCTGATTCCGTTGCTGCAAAGCGGCTTGATCAAGCCGACGGGAATCATTGCCGATTCGTTGAGCGGCGTCAGCGGCGCGGGGCGGAAGGCCGAACTGGATTACCTGTTTTGCGAGTGCAATGAGAGCGTGCGGCCGTACGGCATTCCGAAACACAGGCACCTTTCCGAAATCGAACAGGAACTGTCGCTGGCGGCTGGCACCGAGGTCACGATCCAGTTCACGCCGCACCTGATTCCTGTAAATCGCGGAATTCTCACCACCTTGTATGCGGCGCCGACGGAACATTTCAGCGGCGCTGCGGACGCGTCGAAGCTTGCCGAGCAGATCGCCGATTGTTACGCCAAGGCATACAGCAGCGAACCGTTTGTAAGGGTGCTTGACGGCAAAGCGTTCCCTGACACGAAGAATGTGGTGGGCACGAACGTGTGCGAGCTGGCGTGGCGTCTGGATCCGCGGACTGGCCGCCTGGTGATCATGAGCGCGGAGGATAACCTGGTGAAGGGCGCGAGCGGCCAGGCCGTCCAGAGCATGAATATTGTCTGCGGTTATCCCGAAACCGCGGGTTTGATCTGA
- the rpsI gene encoding 30S ribosomal protein S9 produces the protein MADTKTQEFLGTGRRKTSIARVRLASGSGKITVNGRAFETYFPVDTQRGTVTQPLAVTGTVDKYDVRVNVTGGGPQGQAGAVRHGIARALLIADPNFRAPLKAEGLLTRDPRMKERKKYGQPGARKRFQFSKR, from the coding sequence ATGGCAGACACCAAGACTCAGGAATTTCTCGGCACAGGCCGTCGCAAGACTTCAATCGCGCGCGTTCGCCTGGCATCTGGCAGTGGCAAGATCACGGTCAATGGCCGCGCATTCGAAACCTATTTTCCCGTCGACACCCAGCGCGGCACGGTGACGCAACCGCTCGCGGTCACAGGGACCGTCGACAAGTATGACGTTCGCGTGAATGTCACAGGCGGCGGGCCTCAGGGCCAGGCCGGTGCGGTCCGTCATGGAATTGCCCGCGCGCTTCTGATTGCCGATCCAAACTTTCGCGCGCCGCTCAAGGCTGAAGGTTTGCTCACGCGCGATCCGCGCATGAAGGAACGCAAAAAATACGGGCAGCCTGGCGCCCGCAAGCGCTTCCAATTCAGCAAGCGTTAA
- the rplM gene encoding 50S ribosomal protein L13, giving the protein MKTHLPKVNLDQRKWHVIDADGVVLGRLAVKVADTLRGKNKAVYTPHLDAGDFVVVVNAEKVRVTGKKETDKSYMSYSGWKGGEKYRTVGEMRERHPEMLIHRAVRGMIPKNRLGRQLLTKLKVFKGPQHNHSAQQPASMTLAK; this is encoded by the coding sequence ATGAAAACGCATTTGCCGAAAGTCAATTTGGATCAGCGCAAGTGGCATGTGATCGATGCCGATGGCGTGGTCTTGGGCCGCCTTGCGGTCAAGGTCGCCGACACCCTGCGCGGAAAGAACAAGGCCGTCTATACGCCGCATCTCGATGCTGGCGACTTCGTTGTTGTTGTGAACGCCGAGAAGGTGCGCGTCACGGGCAAGAAGGAGACGGACAAGAGCTACATGAGCTATTCGGGCTGGAAAGGTGGCGAAAAGTATCGGACGGTCGGTGAGATGCGGGAGCGTCATCCGGAGATGCTCATCCATCGGGCAGTGCGGGGGATGATTCCCAAGAATCGCCTCGGCCGCCAGTTGCTCACCAAGCTCAAAGTCTTCAAGGGGCCGCAGCACAACCATTCGGCGCAGCAACCCGCGTCGATGACGTTAGCCAAGTAA
- a CDS encoding antibiotic biosynthesis monooxygenase: protein MLVVHVHVHVKPEHIDAFKAASITNARESIREPGIARFDVVQQTSEPTRFVLVEVYRSPAAALAHKETAHYAAWRDTVAPMMAEPRTSVKFENIFPGDSNW, encoded by the coding sequence ATGCTCGTCGTCCACGTCCATGTCCACGTGAAACCAGAACACATCGATGCCTTCAAAGCCGCTTCAATCACAAACGCTCGCGAAAGCATTCGTGAACCTGGGATTGCACGGTTCGATGTAGTGCAACAAACCAGCGAACCCACGCGCTTCGTGCTGGTGGAAGTCTATCGCTCTCCCGCGGCAGCGCTGGCCCACAAGGAGACGGCGCATTACGCGGCCTGGCGCGATACCGTCGCGCCAATGATGGCCGAGCCCCGAACCAGCGTGAAGTTCGAGAATATTTTTCCCGGAGATTCAAACTGGTAA
- a CDS encoding iron-containing alcohol dehydrogenase, which produces MRFEFSTAANIRFGPGTIRELAALARDFGKRALLVTGANPSRVDPIADLLKTGGVESVLFSVAGEPGIITVQDGVAVARENQCSLVICVGGGSAIDAGKAIAIMLTNAGDLLDYLEVIGRGQPLRNAGLPCIAVPTTAGTGTEVTRNAVLASPEHCVKVSLRSPLMLPRVALVDPDLTHDLPPRLTASTGLDALTQSIEPYVSARANPMTDALCLEGIPRIARSLRKAVENGRDAAAREDLALASLFGGLALANAGLGAVHGFAAPIGGRFPAPHGAVCAALLPHVMSANLRALRERAAQHQSLERFETVARLLTGDCTASADAGVKWVARLVSDLHVPPLRSYGIDDSHVDTVCENASKASSMKANPIQLTAAELAQTLRAAI; this is translated from the coding sequence ATGCGTTTTGAATTCTCAACGGCCGCGAACATTCGTTTCGGCCCGGGTACTATTCGCGAACTGGCAGCGCTCGCGCGGGATTTCGGAAAGCGGGCGCTGCTCGTCACGGGCGCTAATCCAAGCCGCGTGGATCCGATCGCCGACTTGTTGAAAACCGGCGGCGTTGAGTCAGTGCTGTTTTCAGTGGCTGGGGAGCCGGGTATCATAACTGTCCAGGACGGAGTTGCTGTCGCTCGCGAGAATCAGTGCAGCCTCGTCATTTGCGTTGGCGGCGGCAGCGCAATCGACGCTGGCAAGGCAATAGCCATCATGCTGACGAACGCTGGAGACCTCCTTGATTACCTCGAAGTCATCGGACGCGGACAACCGCTCCGCAATGCAGGATTGCCGTGCATCGCAGTCCCGACCACGGCGGGCACCGGGACGGAGGTGACACGCAATGCAGTGCTGGCCTCGCCGGAGCATTGCGTGAAAGTCAGCCTGCGCAGTCCGCTGATGCTTCCACGCGTGGCATTGGTCGATCCTGACCTCACTCACGATCTGCCTCCGCGACTCACCGCGAGCACGGGATTGGATGCGTTGACACAATCGATCGAGCCTTACGTGTCCGCACGCGCGAACCCGATGACCGACGCCTTGTGTCTGGAAGGAATCCCGCGGATCGCGAGGTCGTTGCGAAAGGCCGTGGAGAATGGCCGCGACGCCGCCGCGCGTGAAGACCTCGCGCTGGCCAGCCTCTTCGGCGGCCTGGCCCTCGCGAATGCGGGACTTGGAGCAGTTCACGGTTTTGCCGCACCGATTGGCGGCAGATTTCCCGCTCCACACGGAGCCGTCTGCGCCGCGCTGTTGCCACACGTCATGTCCGCCAATCTGCGGGCGCTCCGTGAACGCGCAGCACAGCATCAAAGTCTCGAACGCTTCGAGACGGTAGCGCGCCTTCTCACGGGGGATTGCACAGCGTCTGCGGATGCAGGAGTGAAATGGGTCGCCCGGCTCGTCTCAGATCTGCACGTGCCACCGTTGCGCAGCTATGGCATCGATGATTCGCACGTGGACACCGTCTGCGAGAACGCATCAAAAGCGAGCAGCATGAAAGCGAACCCCATCCAACTCACCGCCGCCGAACTCGCGCAGACCTTGCGCGCTGCAATTTAG
- a CDS encoding PQQ-dependent sugar dehydrogenase → MHTPVVRSAAAFLARTFLIRLTALMFLPCVIGLRGATTYPPGPQAGKDGTTVWLVDYAHAPFSSRTVGGNYPPPINFNDQLSRINFMRAEPTNAPGFGSRFFVADLNRTLYIVPHADPLSTNTWIRYINFEQVFPRFDNDPGFAGGLATFAFDPEYATNGIFYTVHMETTASTRAPTNGTLPGLNLAGYTTTSLIAPPTGTIGRIAVLIEWRDTNVANTTFEGFAREVLRLGFFGTIHPMGDLLFNPIAGPEDPDYRNLYLAVGDGRAGEAVGTTHPHPQQLTALVGKILRITPDLNLRPEDQLGSNARFRIPTTGADPNPFATESESFTNIAGLRREIFAYGFRNPHRFSWDTVSGKFLVNDIGFNSWEEVNILRKGANYGWAEREGAEQFFVTNGVTGSRRFPPFPFPGTDELSVGGFVNPVTPVYPVAAYSHRDGDAISSGFVYRGMLMPELYGKYIFGDITTARIFYCDLEDMIAADDGDRATMAEIREIQIAWDSPYDSLDQGVTNRRLFDVVAETYRAKGGTNPNALPGGALVTSGWDPDGEPYGGGRADIRLAVGHDNELYVIGKSDATIRKMAAVLGPPSIMSTRAGEAGEITIEWRAFPQRTYRVETTTNLASGEWEKIGDDIVATAATAGASLPADGGAGFFRIRLL, encoded by the coding sequence ATGCATACCCCTGTTGTACGTTCGGCTGCGGCCTTCCTTGCACGAACCTTTTTAATCCGGCTGACGGCGCTCATGTTCTTGCCGTGCGTCATTGGTTTGCGAGGAGCCACGACTTATCCGCCCGGGCCGCAAGCCGGCAAGGATGGCACGACCGTGTGGTTGGTGGATTACGCGCACGCGCCGTTTTCCAGCCGGACCGTTGGCGGTAATTATCCGCCACCGATCAACTTTAACGACCAGCTCAGCCGGATCAACTTCATGCGTGCGGAGCCCACGAACGCGCCTGGGTTCGGCAGTCGATTCTTCGTCGCGGACCTGAACCGCACGTTGTACATCGTGCCCCACGCTGACCCGCTTTCGACAAACACGTGGATTCGCTACATCAATTTCGAGCAAGTCTTCCCGCGCTTTGACAACGACCCCGGATTTGCCGGCGGGCTCGCAACGTTTGCGTTTGATCCTGAATACGCGACGAACGGCATTTTCTACACGGTGCATATGGAGACCACGGCATCGACGCGCGCGCCGACGAACGGGACGCTGCCGGGCCTGAACCTGGCGGGCTACACCACGACTTCTCTCATCGCGCCGCCGACGGGCACCATTGGGCGCATTGCGGTGCTGATCGAGTGGCGCGACACCAATGTGGCGAACACGACGTTCGAAGGCTTCGCGCGCGAAGTGTTGCGGCTCGGTTTTTTTGGAACGATCCATCCGATGGGCGATCTCCTGTTCAATCCGATCGCCGGGCCGGAAGATCCTGATTACCGTAATCTTTATCTCGCTGTTGGTGATGGGCGGGCAGGGGAAGCCGTGGGCACAACGCATCCGCATCCGCAGCAACTGACCGCGTTGGTGGGAAAGATCCTGAGGATTACTCCCGACCTGAATCTTCGGCCTGAGGATCAACTGGGCAGCAATGCGCGGTTTCGAATTCCGACCACGGGGGCTGACCCAAACCCGTTCGCAACCGAATCGGAATCATTCACGAATATTGCTGGATTGCGCCGCGAGATTTTCGCGTATGGCTTTCGGAATCCCCATCGTTTCAGCTGGGACACGGTTTCCGGAAAGTTTCTGGTGAACGACATCGGTTTTAATTCCTGGGAGGAGGTGAACATTCTCCGCAAGGGCGCGAATTACGGATGGGCGGAACGCGAAGGAGCCGAGCAATTCTTCGTCACAAATGGTGTGACGGGCAGCAGGCGATTTCCTCCATTTCCATTTCCAGGAACAGACGAGCTGAGCGTGGGCGGTTTTGTGAATCCTGTCACGCCGGTGTATCCGGTCGCGGCGTACAGCCATCGCGACGGCGACGCGATCAGCAGCGGGTTTGTCTATCGCGGCATGCTGATGCCTGAACTGTATGGAAAATACATCTTCGGCGACATCACCACGGCGCGCATATTTTACTGCGACCTTGAGGACATGATTGCCGCCGACGACGGCGATCGCGCAACCATGGCTGAAATTCGTGAAATTCAGATTGCGTGGGACAGTCCTTACGACTCATTGGATCAAGGCGTGACGAACCGCAGGTTGTTTGACGTTGTGGCGGAGACGTATCGCGCGAAGGGTGGAACAAATCCAAACGCGCTGCCTGGTGGTGCGTTGGTCACGAGCGGCTGGGATCCGGACGGGGAGCCGTACGGCGGAGGGCGCGCTGATATCCGCCTGGCGGTTGGACATGACAACGAGCTTTATGTCATTGGCAAGAGCGATGCGACGATCCGCAAAATGGCCGCGGTGCTCGGGCCGCCCTCGATCATGTCAACGCGGGCGGGGGAGGCAGGTGAAATCACGATCGAGTGGCGTGCCTTTCCCCAACGAACGTACCGCGTGGAAACGACAACAAACCTTGCGTCTGGCGAGTGGGAAAAAATCGGCGACGACATCGTTGCAACTGCCGCGACCGCGGGCGCCTCACTCCCTGCTGACGGCGGTGCAGGTTTTTTTCGGATTCGGTTGCTCTAA
- a CDS encoding PAS domain S-box protein encodes MIKISRRILVVDDNPAIHQDFRKILGSKDSNADELQSTEAALFGEVTLPGKSADFELDFAFQGEEALAMVRRAMLENRPYAMAFMDVRMPPGWDGIETTAKLWEVDRHLQVAFCTAYSDYSWEAMSGKLGNLDSFVILKKPFEVVEVLQLANAFTAKWSLAHETHQHLTRLQESERRYQLLTNTFPSPIWTAGPGGEIDYVNQQTLICFGVTADELLGTGWEKFLHPEDHAEVASAWAQSVASGQTYQTECRLRRADGTYRWHVCRAHACRSDSGELLQWVGTLTDIEDRKTAEQALQAYQIDPAKPAQG; translated from the coding sequence ATGATCAAGATCAGCCGCCGTATTCTCGTAGTGGATGACAATCCAGCGATTCACCAGGATTTCCGAAAGATCCTGGGGAGCAAGGATTCCAACGCGGATGAGTTGCAATCCACTGAAGCAGCGCTGTTTGGCGAGGTCACCCTGCCGGGCAAGAGCGCGGATTTTGAACTGGATTTTGCTTTTCAGGGGGAGGAGGCCCTCGCGATGGTTCGCCGCGCGATGCTGGAGAATCGGCCTTACGCAATGGCGTTCATGGACGTGCGCATGCCGCCCGGGTGGGATGGGATTGAAACGACCGCGAAACTTTGGGAAGTGGACCGTCACCTGCAGGTCGCGTTTTGCACCGCATATTCCGATTACTCCTGGGAAGCAATGTCCGGGAAGCTCGGCAACCTCGACAGCTTTGTGATCCTGAAGAAGCCGTTCGAAGTCGTGGAAGTGCTGCAGCTGGCCAACGCGTTTACCGCGAAATGGAGCCTTGCGCATGAGACCCATCAACATCTGACGCGGCTGCAGGAAAGCGAACGCCGCTATCAGTTGCTCACCAACACGTTTCCCAGCCCGATCTGGACTGCAGGACCGGGTGGCGAGATCGACTATGTGAACCAGCAGACTTTGATTTGTTTTGGCGTGACGGCCGATGAACTTCTCGGAACGGGTTGGGAAAAGTTCCTGCATCCGGAAGATCACGCTGAAGTGGCGAGCGCCTGGGCGCAGTCCGTTGCTTCGGGCCAGACCTATCAAACGGAATGCCGTCTTCGCCGTGCAGACGGAACGTACCGCTGGCACGTGTGCCGGGCGCATGCATGCCGCAGCGACTCGGGGGAACTGCTTCAATGGGTCGGCACGCTGACGGACATCGAAGACCGCAAAACGGCCGAGCAGGCTTTGCAAGCCTATCAGATCGATCCCGCGAAACCGGCGCAGGGTTGA
- the fliW gene encoding flagellar assembly protein FliW, with the protein MNTIEPEPVATQTVTRELRMPTGILGFEQMKDYLLVANPDEEPFRWLQVKDNAALAFVVIDPFIVAPDYRPDIPQVDANLLGLNNPEEAALLNIVTLHGANRATVNLKGPIVVNRNTGLSKQVVLANAAEYSVQHPLPM; encoded by the coding sequence ATGAACACGATAGAACCAGAACCAGTCGCGACCCAAACGGTCACCCGCGAGTTGCGGATGCCGACGGGTATCCTGGGTTTCGAGCAGATGAAGGATTATTTGCTCGTCGCCAACCCGGACGAAGAACCCTTCCGCTGGCTTCAGGTCAAGGACAACGCCGCGCTGGCGTTCGTCGTCATCGATCCCTTCATTGTCGCTCCAGATTATCGGCCCGATATCCCGCAGGTTGACGCCAATCTGCTGGGACTTAACAACCCCGAGGAAGCTGCACTGCTGAACATCGTCACGCTCCACGGCGCGAATCGCGCGACCGTGAACCTCAAGGGGCCAATCGTCGTCAATCGCAACACAGGCCTCAGCAAACAGGTGGTCCTGGCTAACGCAGCCGAATATTCCGTGCAGCATCCGCTGCCGATGTGA
- the csrA gene encoding carbon storage regulator CsrA: MLILSRKSGESIVIDGRIHIKVVRVEGDVVKIGIEAPSDVPVHRQEVYQEIQRSNQQAVTSPKTTLPRLPIRKAAAAPTPNETATTNNRI, encoded by the coding sequence ATGCTCATTCTCTCCCGAAAATCCGGCGAAAGCATCGTCATCGATGGCCGCATCCACATCAAAGTGGTGCGCGTCGAGGGTGACGTGGTGAAAATCGGTATTGAGGCTCCTTCAGATGTCCCCGTGCATCGCCAGGAGGTTTACCAGGAAATCCAGCGCAGCAACCAGCAGGCGGTCACATCGCCCAAGACCACCCTGCCCCGCCTGCCGATCCGCAAGGCTGCGGCGGCACCGACGCCGAACGAAACCGCTACAACGAATAATCGCATATGA